The DNA region GCCGCCATGGGCATCACCTTCGAGGAGGCCACGTTCTTCATGGACGACTTCCGGAAGACCGGGGCCATCGAGAGGACCGTCATGTTCGTGAACCTGGCGGATGACCCGGCCATAGAGCGTATCACCACCCCGCGTCTGGCGCTGACCTGTGCGGAGTACCTGGCCTTCGAGAAGAACATGCACGTGCTGGTCATCCTGACGGACCTCACCAACTACTGTGAGGCCCTCCGGGAGATATCCGCCGCCCGAAAGGAGGTCCCTGGCAGGCGTGGTTACCCGGGTTACCTTTACACCGACCTGGCCACCATGTACGAGCGGGCGGGGCGTCTTAGGGGCAAGTCGGGCTCCATAACCCAGCTGCCGATCCTCACCATGCCGGAGGACGACAAGACCCACCCGATCCCGGACCTCACAGGCTACATAACCGAGGGGCAGATAATCCTGAGCCGGGGTCTTCACCGTAAGGGCATATATCCCCCGGTGGACGTCATGCCCTCCCTGTCTCGACTGAAGGACAAGGGTATAGGCAAGGGGAAGACCCGGGAGGACCACGCGGACCTGATGAACCAGCTCTTCGCCGCCTATGCCCGGGGCAAGGAGGCCAAGGAGCTGGCGGTCATATTGGGAGAGGGTGCCCTGACCGACGAGGACAAGGCCTTCGCCAAGTTCGCCGACGCCTTCGAGGACCGTTACGTGCGGCAGGGGGAGTACGAGAACAGGACCATTGAGCAGACCTTGGCGCTTGGCTGGGACCTCCTTTCCATGATCCCCGTCAAGGAGCTCAAGCGGGTGAGGGACGCCTACATTGAGAAGTACCTGAACCCGGTGCTCGCTGCGAAGGGTAAGATAGAGCAAGTCGGGCAGGGAGCTTAAGGGGGCCTTCCCATGGCCAAGGCTTTGAACGTAAACCCTAACCGGATGGAGCTCTCCAGGCTCAAGAAGCGCCTGGTGGTGGCCAAGCGGGGGCACAAGCTGCTCAAGGACAAACAGGATGCGCTGATCAAAGAGTTCCTCCAGAGGGCCAGGGATCTGAAGGTCCTCCGGGAGGAGGTGGAGGGGGAGCTCCGGGGGTGCTACCAGAGCTTCCTCCTGGCCCGGGCCCAGTCGCTTCCCGCCATGCTGGAACAGGCCCTGCTCCTTTCATCGGGGGGCATGGGGGTTGGGGAGAGGCGGAAGAACGTGATGAGCGTCAGCATCCCCCTATATACCCTGGCGGAGAGGGCCGCGGGGCTCACCTACGGTCTGCTCACCTCCTCGGGAAGCCTTGACGTCACCCTCGAGAAGTTTGAGGCCCTGTTGCCCAAGCTGATAAGGATGGCAGCGGAGGAGAAGGCCTTGAGGCTCATGGCCAAGGAGATAGAGAAGACCCGTCGTCGGGTCAACGCCCTGGAGTACGTTCTCATACCCAGCTTCATAGAGACCATAAAGAACATCTCCATGAAGTTGGATGAGATGGAGAGGGCCACCCTGGGAAGGCTCATGAGGATAAAGGAGATCGTCCGGTCTCACTGATGGCAAGGCGTGCGGCCCAAGGAGCGGGATCCTGGGTCGCATCGCTTTTATTGGGTTAACTCTTGAGATGGAGGTGTTGAGTCTTGGAGAGGGAGAACCTTCTCGCCTTTGAGGGGGTTATGCCCCAGGTGGATCCTGAGGCCTACGTGGCCCCCACCGCGTGTCTCATCGGCAACGTCAAGGTAGGCAAGGGGGCCAGCGTATGGCACGGGGCGGTCCTTCGGGGAGATATAAACAGGATAGAGATAGGGGATAGGTCGAACATACAGGACGGCTGTATAGTTCACGTGACGGATCAGTTGCCGGTGGTGGTGGAGGAGGACGTGACGGTTGGTCACGGGGCCATCCTGCACGGTTGCACCATTAAGAGGGGTTGCCTCATCGCCATGAGGGCCACGGTCCTGGACGGGGCGGTGGTAGGTGAGGGATCGGTCATAGCTGCCGGGGCCATAGTCCCCGAGGGGGCGGTTATACCCCCCGGAAGCGTCGTAATGGGGATCCCCGGCAAGGTGGTCCGGGAGGTTAGGGAGAAGGACAGGGAGAAGCTGGCTTTCCTGTCCTCCTCCTACGTGGAGCTTTCGTCCCGTTACAAGGGACGCCGGTAGAGGAAGGGGCCGGCGGACTCGAAGCCGATGTTCTTGTAGTCGAATATCTGCTCGGTGGAGCCGGTCATAAGGTATCCCCCGGGGCGCAGGGCCTCGAAGAACTTTCGGTATAGGAGGCTCTTCGTCTCGGGGGAGAAATATATCACCACGTTCCTGCAGAGGATCACGTCGAAGTTCTTGTCAAACGGGTCCTTTATGAGGTTCTGTTGCTTGAACACCACCCTATCCTTGATCTCCTGCTTGACCTGAAGGGTGTTGGGGTCGAGCTCGGTGAAGTACTTCTTTATCCACTCCGGCGGGGCGCTCATCAGCTGGCGCCGTTGGTAGATCCCCTTCTGGGCTATGGCTATGGCTCCCCGGTCTATGTCGCTGGCTAGGACGGGCTGGGGGTTTACTACCCCGGTCTCCGCCGCCAGAATGGCCAGGGAGTAGGGCTCCTCCCCGGTGGCGCAGCCGGCGCTCCAAAGCTTGACCTTCTTCTGTCCCGTCTCCTTGAATATGGATGGAAGGACCTTGTCCCTTAGATCCCACCAGCGAGCGGGGTTCCGGAAGAACTCCGAGACGTTTATGGTCAGGTAATCAAGGAACTCCCTGAGCTTGGCCTCGTTGGAGGCCATGATGTTGTAGTAGTCCTCATAGGAGGAAACCCCCCATCGCTGCATGAGCATGTGAACCCGCCTATGTATCTGGTACTTGTAGGCGTTAAGGTCCACCCCGGTGAGGCTCTGTATCTTCTTCTTGAAGGTCTCGTACTCGGGAGGGGCGGGGTAGGGCTTTTCGTCGATGGAAATGGCAAACAACCCCTTTCGGCGTAGATTTAACTTGATCCTTGAGATCATTTTACTTAATAGCCGACCCGGTCGCAACCACAGGGTATCACCGGTGGATCATGATGGACTTGGAGCGCTCAGGTGTAATATAATCTCCAAGTTTGGGGAGTACCACATCCAGTCGCTGCTCAAGGCAGAGGAAAGTCCGGGCTCCACAGGGCGGGATGCTGGAAAAAATCCAGTGAGCGCGAGCTCAAGGATAGCGCCACAGAGAAGATACCGCTCCCTCGGGAGCAAGGGTGAAAAGGTGGGGTAAGAGCCCACCAGCCGGCGGGTGACCGTCGGGCTTGGCAAGCCCCATCCGGAGCAAGGCCGAATAGGGGGGGATGAGGTGGCCCGCTGACCCCCGGGTACGGCCGCACGAGGCGCCCCGCGAGGGACGTCCCAGAGAAATGACTGGACATCGACAAAACCCGGCTTATGGGGTGCTCCCCAAACCATGGTTACGTTTCAAATATTACGTCCAATATATCTACCAAAATGGGTCCAAAGCCCCATGCGGGTTTTGGGCCCAGGCTTTATTTTAGTCCCTTTTGGTGGTAGAAAGTGGTAGTAAGTGTCATAGGGAGGCATCGGATGTCTTGTTGGTGGGGACCCATGAGCACCGGGTGGACTCGAAGGGGCGGGTGGTATTGCCGTCCCGGTTCAGGGAGGGGCTGGGGGAGGAGCTCATAGCCACCGTCGGCATAGATCCCTGCGTGTCCATCTACGGCCTGGGCGGATGGGAGGGGCTCTTCAACCGGTTAAGCTCCCTTTCCTCCTCGAGGGCTAGCCACCGGGACCTCAAGAGGTTGCTCATGGCTTCGGCGGTGCAGGTTGAGCCGGATTCAATGGGGCGGCTTCTGGTCCCCTCATATTTGAGGGAGCACGCCAAGATTACCAGGGACGTTTACATAATAGGAGTTGGAGATCACGTTGAGATATGGGACAGGGAAGAGTGGGACCGAAGGAGGGCCCGTCTGATGGATGAGCTTCCCTCCATAGTCGAGGAGGTAGATGGTCTGTGACGGTCCACATCCCGGTTATGCTGGATAAGATCCTGGAGTTGCTTCGCCCGTGGGAGGAAGTGGGACTGGTGGTGGATGGCACCCTGGGGGCCGGGGGGCATTCCAGGGCCATCCTGGAGAGGTGTCAGGGCGCCTCCTTGATAGGCATAGACCAGGACCAGTCCATACTTGATATAGCCCGGGAGGTTCTATCCCCCTTCGGGGACCGGGTTCGTACCGTGTTGGGCAACTTCAGGGACGTGGGGCGCATCCTGGCAGACCTGGGATCTCCTCGGGTTAGCGCCTTCGTCTTCGATTTGGGCATATCCTCCTGGCAGGTTGACACCCCGGAGCGGGGTTTCTCGTTCAACTACAAAGGGCCCCTGGACATGAGGATGGACATGGGCAGGCTGGGGTCCCGTACCGCGGCGGATATCGTTAACGGTTGGTCCATGGCGGAGCTGGCCGCCCTCTTCCGGAGGTATGGGGAGGACCCATTCGCCTATCAGGTGGCCAGGGCCATATGCAGGCACCGGGAGAAGGAGGGGCCCATAGAGACCTGTGAGGCTCTAGTGTCGGTCATAAGATCCGCCATCCCTGCCCCGGCCCAGAGGAAGATGAGGGGGCACCCCGCCAGGCGGATATTTCAGGCCCTGCGGATAGAGGTCAACGACGAGCTGGGAGCCCTGGAGGAGCTGTTGGACCAGCTCCCATCCATGGGTTCCGAGGGGTGTAAGGTCATATTCATAACCTATCACTCCCTGGAGGATAGGCTGGTGAAGGGACGGATGAGGGAGTGGGCGGGTCAGGACCTGGGGGTCCCCCTTACGCGGAAGCCCCTGGTTCCATCCGAAGAGGAGGTGGAGCTGAACCGGCGGGCAAGGAGCGCCAAGGTTAGGTGTTTCGTTTTCGGCGAGCCAAGGAGACGGAGGTGTAGCCATGTCCCTTCCAAGACATGAAAGCCCCCAACGGATACCGCCCGCGTTTATAATGGCCATCATGATAATGATAACCTTGGCGGTGTCCCTCGGTGGAGTGAGGTTGTACTCCCTCTACTTGGAGTATCGTCTCTCAGATATAAACGCCAAGATAGATGCGGAGGTATCTAAGAAGGTGCAATTGGAGATAAGATTGGCTTCCCTCCTTTCCCCCGAAAGGATATACTCCAACGCCAGGGCCAGGCTCGGGATGGAGGCCAGGAGGGACTTCGTGAAGATAGCCCTTCCTTGGGCGGATGGAGGTCAGGCCCCCTCCCAGGTGGAGCGCCAAGCGCTCCGAGCGGAGAGCGGCGGGAGGAGCAGGTGGGGGTGGACCCTTAACTTCGCGGGAGAGGCCCATGCCAAGGATTAGCAGGTCCCGTTACCCCAGGCGGCACAGCCAGTGGATAGCCCTGGCGGCCGCCTTCTTGTTGATCGGGGTCAACCTGGTGCGGCTACACCTCTTCCCTGACCCCAGGGTCAAGGCCCAGGCATCGAAACAGTACTGGGCCCAGGTGCCCATAAGCACCTCCCGGGGAGGGATCTTCGACAGGAACGGGGTCCCCTTGGCCCTATCGGTGCCCTCCGAGAGCTTCTTTATAGACCCCGCCTACTGGGATCCGGCCAACGCTTCGGCCCTGAAGGGGCTGGTCGGGGATGGGGAGCTGGTGCGCTTTCAGAGATCGCTCCCGGGGCGCTTCGTCTGGGTTCGCCGAAAGGTCCCCCTGGAGATGGCCAGGGCCTACACCGCCAAGGATATCCCGGGGCTCTTCTCCCTGAAGGAGAGTGCTAGGGTCTATCCCCATGGGCAGCTGGCGGCCCACCTTCTGGGGTTCTGCGACATAGACGATAACGGGCTGTCGGGCATAGAGAGGGCGTGGAACAACACCCTCTTCTCCCCCCAGCAGACCCGTCTTCTGGCCAGGGACGCCCGGGGCAAGCTGCTGGACATAGTGGGCAACAGCTCGGACGAGGACTACACCGCTTCGGGGAACATATACCTGTCCATAGACTCCAGGATCCAGCAGATATTGGAGGAGAACCTGGCGGTTGGGGTAAGGGACAGCAATGCCACCTGGGGGGCTGCCATATGCATCGACCCAAACGATGGGGCGGTCCTGGGGTTGGCCAGCTACCCCACCTTCAACCCGAATGACCGGGGCTCTTTCAAAAACCCCGAGGCCTTGAGGAACAACGTGATCGGCCGGATATACGAGCCCGGGTCCACCCTAAAGCCCCTGGTCATGGGGCTAGCCATGGAGGAGGGGTTGGTGAATCAATCGGATAGGTTCATTTGCTCCGGCAGCATAAGGGTGGCGGATCACGTCATCCGGGACGTCAAAAGGGGAGGCCACGGGGTAGAGGATCCCAAGAGGGTCATCGTAAACTCCTGCAACGTGGGCATGGCCATGGTTGGCATAAGGTTCCACGTTTTCAGGTTCTATCAGGGATTGAAGCTCCTGGGCATGGGACAGAGGACCGGCATAGACCTGGCGGGAGAGGAGGCGGGGCTGCTTCAACCCCCGGAGCGCTGGTTGGGGGTGGTGCCTGCCAACGTGGCCATAGGGCAGGGGGTAGGGGTTACCCCCGTTCAGTTGGTGTCCGCCATAGGTGCCATTGCCAACGGAGGACACCTGCTGAAACCCTACGTGGTCAAGGAGGTCAGGGATGACAAGGGGGAGGTAATCTACCGGGGCAAGAGGGTGGTGAAGTCCGCGGTATTCTCCCCCGGGGTGGCCAAGTTCCTCCGGGAGAGCATGAGGGGTGTGGTGGTGGAGGGGACCGGCAAGGGGGCGAACACGCCCCTGGAGAAGGTGGCGGGCAAGACCGGCACCGCCCAGGTGGCTACCGGTGGAACCTACCAGAAGGGCCACTACGTGGCCTCATTTGTTGGGTTCTGGCCCTACGACAGCCCCCGCTACGTCCTCCTGGTAGTCATAGGGGAGCCTAAGGGCGGTAGATATTACGGCGGTGAGTTGGCGGCACCGGTCTTCAAGGCCATGGTGGAGTCCATATCCCTTCTGCCCAAGGATGGCAAGAAGCGTTAGCATGGTTGAAAGGTCGTGAGATGTCGGATGAAGCTGAACAACCTGTTGGATAGGCTCCAGGGTGAACCTCTCCTGACGGAGGTGATCTCATCGGGGCAGGCCATGGATGTGGAGGTTAACAGGGTTGTCTTCGATAGCAGGAGCGTCTCCCCGGGGGATATCTTCACGTGTGTGCCGGGTGGCAGGACGGACGGGCATGGGTTCGCCCGGGACGCGGTGGACCGGGGAGCGGTGGCCCTGTGTGTGGCTCGTCCCCTGGCTGAGGTCCAAGTCCCTCAGCTGGTGTCCAGGGATCCCAGGGCCTTCATGGGGCGCCTGGCCGCCACCCTGTACGGTTGGCCCGCTAGGGACCTCAAGATGATAGGCATCACCGGCACCAACGGCAAGACCACCAGCACGTACATGATGGGGTCCATCCTGGAGGCCCAGGGGACCAGGACCGGCCTCTTGGGTACCGTTTTTTACTGTGATGGGGTCACATTTGAGCACGCGGACAGGACCACCCCCGAGGGGGCGGACGTGCAGTGGTTCCTCAAGAGGATGAGGGACAACAGTTGCCAGGCCTGCGTGATGGAGGCCTCCTCACACGGCCTTAAGCAGGGGAGGATAGAGGGTTGCGAGTTCGACGGTGGGCTGTTCACCAACCTGACCCCCGAGCATCTGGACTTTCATTTGACCGAGGACGCCTACTTCGACGCCAAGAGGCTTCTCTTCAACCGCTACATGAAGGAAGGTTGGGTTGGGGCGTCTAACGCTTCGGACCCCAGGGGGGCTGCCCTACTGATGGAGCATCCGGACAGAATGCATGGCTACCGGGTGATAGGCTCCAACGAGTCCCCCGTGGAGGGGTGTTGGTGCGGTAGGATAAGATCCTACGATCTGGAGGGCATGACCCTCGAGGTGTACGACCCCAGGGGCAGGCTTGCCTTCCGAGAGGTGTCCCTTCCCCTGATAGGTACCTACAACGGTGAGAACGCCATGGGGGTAATCGCCCTGTCCATGGGCATGGGCATCGGCGGGGATGCGGTGGTCAGGGGACTTGCCAGCATGCCCCAGGTACCCGGCAGGCTTGAGACCTACCGTTTCCCCAACCGGGTGGTGGGGGTAATAGACTATGCCCACACTCCGGATGGGCTCGAGAAGGTTCTGGGGGCCCTCAGGGGCGTGACGGTTGGCAAGCTATGGGTGGTGTTCGGTCACGGTGGGGAGAGGACCGGGTCTCACCGGCCAAAGCTGGGGGCGGTGGCGGCTTCGCTGGCGGATCGGGCGGTGGTCACCATGGACAACCCCAGGAGCGAGGATCCCGCCTCCATAGCGGCCCAGATCGTGTCCGGCATTAGCCATGCCAGGGCCAGGGAAGGTTTCCAGCATTGGGTTATCCTGGACCGGGGGGAGGCCATCCGGTACGCCCTGGATAACGCGGAGATAGGGGACGTGGTGGCCATAACCGGCAAGGGGCCGGAGCGGTTCATATTGTTCTCCGATAGGCGGGTCCCCTTTGAGGATTCGGCGGAGCTTCGCCGGTGGGCAGAGGAGCGGTTCCCCGGTTGGGAGCCTAGAAGGTAGCCGGAAGGGGTAGGCATGTCTAGTTTTAGGATGACGTTAGGCCAGGCGGCGGACCTGGTTGGAGGGATCCTTGTGGGACCGGATATGGAGTTGCCCCGCCGGGTCGCCCTGGATAGTCGGGAGGTCCTATCCGGGGACCTGTTCGTGGCATTACGGGGCAACAGGACCGACGGCCATGCCTTCGTGGGGCAGGCGCTGTCCCGGGGGGCCAGATGCCTTCTGGTTGAGATCTCGAAGCTGGAGGAGATCAGGCCCGGCCTTGGCGGCGCCAGTTGCCTTGCGGTCCCGGATCCGGAGCTGGCCTTGGCGGAGATGGCGTCCCACTGGCTAAAGTTGGTGTCCCCCGTGGTGGTGGGCATAACCGGGTCGGTGGGCAAGACCACCACTCGGGAGGTCATCCTTTCCCTCCTGGGCAGGAGGTTTAAAGTTCACGGATCGCCGAAGAGCTACAACACCCTCATAGGCCTGTCCGCCACCGTGATGGGGATGGATCGTGGGTGCGATAACCTGGTTTTGGAGTACGGCACCAGCAGTTTCGGTGAGATATCCAAGCTGGTCAGTTACTTCCCCCCGGATGAGATGGTCATAACCGAGGTGGCCCCTGCCCATCTGGAGAGGCTTCGGGATGTGCAGGGGGTCCTCAGGGCGAAGCTGGAGATACTGGAATCCCAAAGGGGCAGGTTTTTGTCCTATAATGCTGATAACGATCTCCTTTGGGGGGCCGTCACCGGCGGGGGCCTCACCGTCCAAAGAATGGGGGTGGGGGTCCGTCGGGGGGACGTTAGGATATCCGATAGGCGGATAGTGTGGGGGGACGACGGTCCCAGGTTGAACTTCAATCTCCATCACGGGGACAGGCAGCTGGAGGTCTCCTCTGGACTGTGGCCCCTGCACGGTGCCTACCCCCTGGCCCTCTCTTGGGTCATGGCCCTAAGGTTCGGCGTGGAGGACCTCTTCCCGGAGGTGGCCTACGGTTTCAAGCCCGTGAAGGGGCGGGGAAGGGCCATCAGGTCCAGGGAGGGGGGGTGGCTCATGGACGAGTCCTACAATGCCAACCCAACGTCCATGTTTGGGGCCATCGACAGCACCTTGGAGCTGGCCCGGGGGGGCTCCATGAGACCCCAGGCGGTCTTGGGGGGCATGCTTGAGATGGGGGAGGACTCCTCCCTCTGGCACAGGCGGATTGTAGATCGTCTAAACGGCTTTCAGAGGGTCATCCTGGTGGGGGATCGGTGGCCATCGGATCGGCTTCCGGACTGGGTCGTACCGGTTGGCTCCTTCGAGGATGCCCTTGAGGTCCCCATGGACCTCGGGGAGGGGACCCTGACGTTGGTGAAGGGCTCCAGGGGCTACAAGCTCGACCTATACGTGGAGGCCAAGGGGGTTATGGACGGTGATTAGCCATGACTCGCTTGGTTTGGTGATCCTGTTCCTCCTGGTCTTCCTGAGCCAAGGGCTGCTTCAGGAGCTATGGATCCGGTTCATGAGGGCCCTAAAGATCCGCCAGGTAGCCAAGGAGTACGGTCCTGAGGGACATCAGATCAAGGCGGGAACCCCATCCATGGGGGGGGTGATCTTCCCCCTGTGCGTGGTTCCCATGTACCTCCTGGGCTACCGGGAGGCCCTTAACCTGACCGCCCTGCCCGCCCTGGCGGCGGCGGTGGGCTTTGTGGATGACTACCTTAAGGTGATCCGCCGGTCCGGTGACGGTCTGAGCAGCCTTCAGAAGTTGTTCCTCCAAGTTGCCCTGTCACTTCCGTGGTGTCTCATGGTCTCCCGTGGGGGGTTAAGCCTCATGCCGGGGATACCGCTGTCCCCGGCCTTGGCGGTCCCGCTTCTGATCTTCTTGAGCGTTGGGATCCAGAACGCGGTAAACGTGACCGACGGGCTGGATGGGTTGGCCGCTGGCGCGGTGGCCATATCAATGCTCGGGTTTCTGCCCTTCCTTTCCCGGAGCATCGGCATGCCCTTCGCGGTGTCCATATTTGGGGCCGCGCTGGCCTTCCTTTGGCACAATGGGCACCCTGCCCGGGTCTTCATGGGGGATGGGGGGGCCCACTTCCTGGCGGGTGGGATCCTGGCGCTGGCGGTGTCAACCTCCTGCCTACTGCTTGTCCTCCCCATGGGTTTCCTCTTTGGGGTTGAGATAACATCCGTAGCGATCCAGATAGTGGCCATAAGAAGGTTCGGCAGGAGGGTCTTCAGGATGAGTCCCCTCCATCATCACTTCGAGCTCATCGGATGGCCAGAGACCAGGATAGTGACCAGGTTTTGGCTTGTGCACGTGGTAGGGATGGGGATCCTCATATCCATTATCTACTGGATATTTTAGTTCTATTCCAGGTGGAAGGGGTTTGAACCGGTGAAGATCGGAGATTTGAGGGACAAGAGGGTATCCGTGATAGGGGCGGGGATAAGCGGAGAGGCGCTCGCTAGGCTCGCCAGGGAGGCGGGCTGTCGGGTTTTCGTGTCCGACGGGGGTAACGTGCCCAGGGAGAGGATATCCGCCCTGGAGAAGCTGGGTGTGGGTTTTGAGCTGGGGGGGCACACCGATAGGGTCTTCGAAGGGGACCTCTTGGTCTTGAGCTCCGGCATCTCTCCCTCCTCTCCGGTGGTGGAGAGGGCCCGGTCCATGGGCATGCCCACCGTTGGGGAGGTGGACTTCGTCTTCCCTTTCCTTGGTTCCCCGGTTGTAGGCGTCACGGGAAGCAATGGCAAGACCACCACCACCTCCATTCTGGGACACGTGCTTAACGCAGCTGGGGTCAGCACCGCCGTGGCGGGCAACATAGGAAATCCGTTGGGGTCGGTTCCCCTTTCCGGTGAGACCCCAAGCCTCGTGGTGGCGGAGCTAAGCAGCTTCCAGTTGCACTGGTGCGAGGAGGCTAGTTTCGCCGGCGGGGTGGTGACCAACCTGGCTCCGGATCACATCGACTGGCACGGGTCCTACGAGAACTACGTGCTGGCAAAGAGGAGGCTGATAGAGAGGACCGGGCCGGATGGGTTTGCAGTGGTTCAGCTGGCGGACCTGGATATCCTCCGAGGGGGTAGCGGTTCA from Thermanaerovibrio acidaminovorans DSM 6589 includes:
- the murD gene encoding UDP-N-acetylmuramoyl-L-alanine--D-glutamate ligase; translation: MKIGDLRDKRVSVIGAGISGEALARLAREAGCRVFVSDGGNVPRERISALEKLGVGFELGGHTDRVFEGDLLVLSSGISPSSPVVERARSMGMPTVGEVDFVFPFLGSPVVGVTGSNGKTTTTSILGHVLNAAGVSTAVAGNIGNPLGSVPLSGETPSLVVAELSSFQLHWCEEASFAGGVVTNLAPDHIDWHGSYENYVLAKRRLIERTGPDGFAVVQLADLDILRGGSGSVRLYPLSWDKVEQGVHLDDAAQVALLLMNGSVRELFRFDQVRLLGRHNLENAAMALCAANLVLNRPLNGEDGRIGEFMAPPHRCELVGRYGGVTFVDDSKGTNVAATVTALRSLKCDPGGTKVILLGGRGKGEDYQVLAQTVSEECSYAVLYGEEGDRIAEALSKAGFNRWSRVGSLDEAVRVAFQRTKEGDMILLSPACTSWDQYPNYKERGYHFRRLAQEVGGRVSER